One window from the genome of Hypanus sabinus isolate sHypSab1 chromosome 16, sHypSab1.hap1, whole genome shotgun sequence encodes:
- the LOC132406065 gene encoding uncharacterized protein LOC132406065 produces the protein MVLPITLVGRVNTIKMNIFPRLQYLFQSLPIQIPQKFFQELNKYVSKFLWKGKMSRISLEKLTWKFDLGGLQLPNFKNYYKANQLRFIASLFEKDKPAWIRIELDKIGENIPEDFIYKWESKWIQEKKESPILKHLIDLWNKINVDDEIKKSLLARRSLIQNRLIPFTMDNQLLYNWFQKGIRYIGDCFEGGILMSLDQLKNKYKVSNNTLFCYFQLRAYLREKLGQTMLLPKSHEIETLIQKGKIKKFISCMYNLIQKQAIKQGVHKSRQKWESDLNIKIEEKNWSRLCLEYDKYNKCPVKISAI, from the coding sequence atggtattaccaataactttagtaggcagagtaaataccataaaaatgaatatatttcctagattacaatacttatttcaatcactaccaatacaaataccccagaagttttttcaagagttaaataaatatgtgagcaagtttctttggaaaggtaagatgtcaagaatatcgttggaaaaattgacatggaaatttgatctaggagggttacaacttccaaattttaagaattattataaagcaaatcaacttagatttattgcatccctttttgagaaagataaaccagcatggattagaatagaactagataaaataggagaaaatataccagaagattttatatataaatgggaatctaaatggatacaggaaaagaaagaatctcctatattaaaacatttgattgacttatggaataagataaatgttgacgatgagataaagaaatccttattagcaaggagatctttaattcaaaatagacttattccttttacaatggataatcaacttttatataattggtttcaaaaagggattagatatataggtgattgttttgaaggaggtatattaatgtcattagatcaattaaagaataaatataaagtatcaaacaacactcttttttgttactttcaactaagggcttatttaagagaaaaattaggtcaaacaatgttattgccgaaatctcatgaaatagaaactttaattcaaaaaggaaagattaaaaaattcatttcttgtatgtataatttgattcaaaaacaggcaattaaacaaggagtccataaatcaagacaaaaatgggaaagtgacttgaatattaaaattgaagaaaaaaattggtcaagactatgtcttgagtatgacaaatacaataaatgtccggttaagattagtgcaatataa